The uncultured Trichococcus sp. DNA segment GAGAAACACATTTCCGAAGCCATCCAACAAGTGTCGGGAACAGATTTACATGTCCTTCCAAGTGGACCGATCCCGCCGAACCCATCAGAACTGTTGAACTCGAACCGCATGAATGGCTTGATGAAACGATTCGAAGAAATGTATGATATCGTCATTTACGATATGCCTCCGGTGACGTCCGTAACCGATGCGCAAATCATGGCGGCGAAAGCCGATGGCGTTGTTTTCGTGATCCGTTATGGGATTTCACAGAAAGATTCCGTTATGAATGCGAAAGAACTGTTGGAAATGGTGAATGCGAACATTTTGGGTGTTGTGTTCAATGGTGTTGAGAAAAGAAATGACCAAGCTTATTACGGATATGGTTATACAAGCGAGGAGGCTACGAATTGATTGATCTTCATTGTCATCTCTTGCCTGGTGTCGATGATGGAGCCCGAACGATGGAAGATTCCCTTGCAATGGCAGAAAAAGCTGTTGCAGAAGGGATCACTCATATACTGGTAACACCGCATCATAAAAATGGGAAATACCTGAATCCAAAAGCTGCTGTAGTGGAAGCTACAGAGGCTCTCCAAACCGAATTGGACAACAGAGGCATTCATCTTACTCTGTACCCAAGCCAAGAAGTCCGTATCAATGGTGATTTACTGAAAGATATTGAGAATGAGGACATTTTATTCATCGATGAAGAAAACCGATATTTATTGATCGAATTTCCGACTCTGTCAATTCCTGAATATACTGAAGTACTGTTCTTTCAACTTAGACAAAAAGGCATCACGCCAGTCATCGTTCATCCAGAGCGGAACCAGGCGATCATTGATGATCCAAATAGATTGTTGCCTTTCATTGAGAGGGGGGCATTGGCACAAGTAACAGCCGCCAGCTATATGGGGGTATTCGGCAAGGATGTTGCGCGGGTAAGTTGCCGCTTGATTGAAGCTAACTTAGTGCACATCATTGCGTCAGATGCGCATAATACGCGGGGAAGAGGTTTTTATTATCAAAAAGCCTTTGTCCAACTGGAAAAGCAGTTTGGATCGGAAAAGGTCCGGTATTTCCAGGAAAATGCCAGAAATCTGCTGAATGGTGATGCGATGCATACGGAAGCCCCAGTAGAGGTAAGCGCAAAAGGGAAGTGCGGCTCCTTATCAAGAGTCAAATTTAGATTGTTCAAAGTCAGATAGCATGCAGTCATTCCGACAACTGCATGCGCAAACTGGCTGATCAGTAGTTTTTAGCCTGCGCTAAAAGTTTGTTTGACATCTGAACTAATGTTTCGCATCTCCCGTTCATCAAGAATCAGTCAGAAGAACAGTTTTCCTTGTTCTTCTGACTGATTTCTTATGTTTCAGAGGGAATTAGGTCATCCTGTTTGGCTTGTTTATTTCGGTTGTGTTACTAATGTCGAAAGCGTCTTGAATGTTCTGTATTTTATTGATAATATTATTAAGATTCTATGACAAGTGCCCGCGGTTAGTTAAGTGGGTTGCTTTTTGTGTAGGAAGAGACATTATCTAGATGTATGTTCAATAAAACACTTAATGAAAGACTATTGCTGGCAAGTAAGAATGGCTCAGGGGTTATCCCGCTGGACGATTGTTGTGAGCACTAATTTTCTTTCAAGAGAAAGAGGAACGACACAAATGAATGAAACCAGAAAAAGCAGACAGGGGAAAAAACGAATCTTGAGAACCGTCTTATCCGTCCTGATGATTGCGATGATCGGCGTTATCGCCTACATGTTCAAGGCATATTCCGATATCGGCAACACCGCGGAATCGATTTATACTGAGGTGAGTGTTGTAGAGATGCGGGAAGAATCGATTGAAGTCGAAACAGCGACTCAGCCGATTTCCTTCGTATTATTGGGGGTTGACACCGGTACCGCTGAAGAGGAGCGGACGGAAACAGGCCGGAGCGACACAATTATTGTCTGTACAGTGAATCCGAATACGCGCACGACGACATTGTTGAGTATCCCGCGTGATACCTATTCGGAAATCATGGGATACAGCAATCTGTATGATTATTACGGCGACTTTTATGACAAGATGAACCACGCCTATGCTTTCGGCGGCACGGAAATGTCGATCAATACGGTCCAGGAATTCCTGAATATACCGATCGATTATTACGTCGAAGTGAATTTTGATGGCTTGGTGGATATCGTCGATGCGGTCGGGGGAATCGAAATCACGAGTCCGTTGACTTTTGACTTCTATGGACCACAGTTTATCGAAGGGGAAACTCGGATTCTGACAGGATTCGAAGCCCTTCAGTTTGCACGCATGCGCAAGCAAGATCCGGATGGCGACCTTGGAAGACAACGGAGACAACAGATGGTCATCAAAGCCATCCTGGACAAGGTCTTGACGATGGGAACAGTCGTGAACTACAAAAATATCCTGGCAACTTTGGAAGACAATGTCCAGTTGAACATATCCTTGGACGACATCATTTCTATCGCCAGCGGCTACCGCAAGTCCATGGAGAACTTCCAGCAGTTCTATGTCGAAGGCCAAGAGGTTTATATTGATGAAATTTATTATTACTATGTAAATCCGGAGGAACGCTTGCGTTTGTCCAATATTTTGCGGGAGGAACTGGAATTGCCGAAAGCGTCTCTGGCAGATATCTCAACTTCTTTCAACGAACCTTATTTTGAAACCCAACCGTACATTGAAGAATCTTCAAGCACAGATGCAACATATGATTCTTCAGCATATGGTGAAAGTGACGTCTACACGCCGAACTATTCCGAGCCGTATTCTGAAGAGACGGTTACGGAGGAAACCTATACCGAAGATTATGACTATGAAGAAACGGATATTTATTATGAAGAAGATCCTTATGAAGCAACATATGACTCAAGTTATTGATCACTAAAATCAGCGAACACAGTTTCATTAGAGGCTGTGTTTTCTTGTGAGGAAAGAGAAGGGGAATGGAGATGTCTGGGAAAAGAAACCGAAAGCGGAAAAAAAGATGGGGCTTGAGAATCTTGTTCAGTGTGTTGGCTGTATTGGTTTTGACTGC contains these protein-coding regions:
- a CDS encoding CpsD/CapB family tyrosine-protein kinase, whose product is MFGDSKKKIQRLDSQQRKGLSLISKLRPKSVIAEQYRTIRTNIQFSMVDRDVKSIVMTSSGPWEGKSTTAANLASVFTDQGKRVLLVDADLRKPTVQRTFGLSNIEGLTTLLSEPEKHISEAIQQVSGTDLHVLPSGPIPPNPSELLNSNRMNGLMKRFEEMYDIVIYDMPPVTSVTDAQIMAAKADGVVFVIRYGISQKDSVMNAKELLEMVNANILGVVFNGVEKRNDQAYYGYGYTSEEATN
- a CDS encoding CpsB/CapC family capsule biosynthesis tyrosine phosphatase, which translates into the protein MIDLHCHLLPGVDDGARTMEDSLAMAEKAVAEGITHILVTPHHKNGKYLNPKAAVVEATEALQTELDNRGIHLTLYPSQEVRINGDLLKDIENEDILFIDEENRYLLIEFPTLSIPEYTEVLFFQLRQKGITPVIVHPERNQAIIDDPNRLLPFIERGALAQVTAASYMGVFGKDVARVSCRLIEANLVHIIASDAHNTRGRGFYYQKAFVQLEKQFGSEKVRYFQENARNLLNGDAMHTEAPVEVSAKGKCGSLSRVKFRLFKVR
- a CDS encoding LCP family protein, which translates into the protein MNETRKSRQGKKRILRTVLSVLMIAMIGVIAYMFKAYSDIGNTAESIYTEVSVVEMREESIEVETATQPISFVLLGVDTGTAEEERTETGRSDTIIVCTVNPNTRTTTLLSIPRDTYSEIMGYSNLYDYYGDFYDKMNHAYAFGGTEMSINTVQEFLNIPIDYYVEVNFDGLVDIVDAVGGIEITSPLTFDFYGPQFIEGETRILTGFEALQFARMRKQDPDGDLGRQRRQQMVIKAILDKVLTMGTVVNYKNILATLEDNVQLNISLDDIISIASGYRKSMENFQQFYVEGQEVYIDEIYYYYVNPEERLRLSNILREELELPKASLADISTSFNEPYFETQPYIEESSSTDATYDSSAYGESDVYTPNYSEPYSEETVTEETYTEDYDYEETDIYYEEDPYEATYDSSY